A window of Nitrosopumilus sp. b3 contains these coding sequences:
- a CDS encoding dienelactone hydrolase family protein: MQKLFLFSFVFLLFAIGFYSSVVFAEKAAGKPAWQVMSDKVCGDKLCSEVENPNETFTSPSIAYFPPPLKQISQGTDPSYVTCTEGKELVLKQSSGLPACVNFSSVEKLIVRGWAIHVLPDYTNGNNNSEIFTIGEFITESENVSYFDDVVGYLAKPVADGHYPGVIMIHEWWGLNDNIKEMADKLASHGYVVLAVDLYEGNAATTSEQARELVTSFDSERGVQNMNSATDFITTNYSSEKIGSIGWCFGGGQSLNLALNNNDMDATVIYYGSLVTDPEKLSSIKWPVLGIFAELDKGITVDSVNSFESSLNELEIQNEINIYSGVDHAFANPSGERFAPDESQDAWEKTIAFLGTNLK, translated from the coding sequence ATGCAAAAATTATTTTTATTCTCTTTCGTGTTTCTTCTTTTTGCAATTGGATTTTATTCCTCAGTTGTATTTGCAGAGAAAGCAGCTGGAAAACCTGCATGGCAAGTAATGTCCGATAAGGTCTGTGGGGATAAACTGTGCTCTGAAGTTGAAAATCCTAATGAAACATTTACTTCACCATCAATTGCTTATTTTCCACCACCACTAAAACAAATATCTCAAGGAACTGATCCATCTTATGTTACGTGCACTGAAGGAAAAGAGCTTGTCCTAAAACAATCAAGTGGATTGCCTGCATGTGTAAATTTTTCAAGCGTTGAAAAATTAATTGTGCGTGGTTGGGCTATCCATGTCTTGCCTGATTACACCAATGGGAATAATAATTCTGAAATTTTTACCATTGGAGAATTCATCACGGAGTCTGAAAATGTTTCATATTTTGATGATGTTGTGGGTTATCTGGCAAAGCCTGTAGCTGATGGACATTATCCTGGTGTAATTATGATTCATGAATGGTGGGGATTAAATGATAACATCAAAGAGATGGCAGACAAACTTGCATCTCATGGTTATGTTGTTTTGGCAGTAGATCTCTATGAAGGTAATGCTGCAACAACTTCTGAGCAAGCAAGAGAGTTAGTAACTTCCTTTGATTCAGAGAGAGGAGTTCAAAATATGAATTCTGCAACTGACTTCATCACCACAAATTATTCCTCTGAAAAAATTGGTTCAATTGGTTGGTGCTTTGGAGGTGGACAGTCACTTAATCTGGCACTAAACAACAATGACATGGATGCCACAGTAATTTACTATGGTAGTCTTGTAACTGATCCTGAAAAACTGTCCTCCATTAAATGGCCTGTACTTGGAATATTTGCAGAATTGGATAAAGGAATAACTGTTGATTCAGTAAATTCGTTTGAATCCTCGCTAAATGAATTGGAAATTCAAAACGAGATAAACATCTATTCTGGAGTTGACCACGCCTTTGCAAATCCCTCTGGTGAAAGATTTGCCCCAGATGAATCACAGGATGCATGGGAAAAAACTATTGCCTTTTTAGGAACAAATCTAAAATAA
- a CDS encoding CBS domain-containing protein: MSQQDFNSIQIQNIMTRAMITVNPTTTAKQIAKMMQQGGIGAIFVKENDNPVGIVTDRDFATKIAANSLSLDTPAEKIMSSPLITINHNEPISAAAERMTDKKIRKLAVTENGKIVGIITSTDLVTQLAK; encoded by the coding sequence ATGAGTCAACAAGATTTCAATTCTATCCAAATTCAGAATATAATGACTAGAGCAATGATTACGGTAAATCCTACAACTACTGCAAAACAAATTGCAAAAATGATGCAGCAAGGTGGGATAGGTGCAATTTTTGTAAAAGAAAATGATAATCCTGTAGGCATTGTAACTGATAGAGACTTTGCAACAAAAATTGCAGCAAACAGCCTCTCACTAGATACTCCAGCTGAAAAAATAATGTCCTCTCCATTGATTACAATAAATCACAATGAACCAATCTCAGCAGCTGCAGAAAGAATGACTGACAAAAAAATTCGAAAACTTGCAGTTACTGAAAATGGCAAGATTGTTGGCATTATCACATCAACAGACTTGGTAACTCAGCTAGCAAAATAA
- a CDS encoding pyridoxal phosphate-dependent aminotransferase encodes MKFVIDQQVQDIEMPENLKLNTFLQEFHSDCPSPQCSFGFYGFAFGQSPFHVPNPIQKALIKNVGRGAYAPIQGINELCNAISEYSKYYFHVDVDPKRIYVGPGTKEILFNLLEILHGTVILPTPAWLGYLPQIRFLKKNYHMLPTGANKKIKPHDLKKLSLRLQDRQKILILNNPNNPTGLLYDKLELEEIAEVCREQNIIVISDEIYAQTTYDFSKFVTMGKIYPEGTFVTNGLSKSHSAGGYRIGYVIFPENAKDVRNQFKKIQATEYTSVSTPIQHAAVEGFQFSKEMDEYLNITRKIHEIMGEYTYHGLKSIPGIKSTKPQATFYLLADFNHLKEEFERSNIQTSQKFSESLIQHPYHTAIVGGDTLVLERTDFSARMAFIDYNGKQAFENYLGDPPKTKSDRIEFVRDNAPRIVSGLDMIELYCEHLTRNAKSRIECKYEEFSVPN; translated from the coding sequence TTGAAATTTGTAATTGACCAGCAAGTACAAGACATAGAGATGCCTGAGAATCTCAAATTAAATACATTTTTGCAGGAATTTCATTCTGATTGCCCCAGTCCCCAATGTAGTTTTGGATTCTATGGTTTTGCATTTGGGCAATCACCATTTCATGTACCCAATCCAATTCAAAAAGCATTAATCAAAAACGTAGGCAGGGGGGCATATGCACCGATTCAAGGAATTAATGAGCTATGCAATGCCATTTCAGAATACAGTAAATATTATTTTCATGTAGATGTAGATCCTAAACGAATCTATGTTGGTCCCGGAACAAAAGAAATACTATTCAATCTTTTAGAGATATTACACGGTACAGTAATTTTGCCAACACCAGCATGGTTAGGGTATCTTCCACAAATCAGATTCCTGAAAAAAAATTATCACATGTTGCCAACAGGTGCAAATAAAAAGATCAAACCTCATGACTTAAAGAAGTTATCATTAAGACTTCAAGACAGGCAAAAAATTCTCATACTGAATAATCCAAATAACCCAACAGGTCTTTTGTATGATAAATTAGAATTAGAAGAAATTGCCGAAGTATGCAGAGAGCAGAACATCATAGTAATTTCTGATGAAATTTATGCTCAAACTACATATGATTTTTCAAAATTTGTCACGATGGGAAAAATTTACCCAGAAGGGACATTTGTGACAAACGGTTTATCAAAATCCCATTCGGCAGGAGGATATAGAATAGGATATGTAATTTTCCCAGAAAATGCAAAAGACGTAAGAAATCAATTCAAAAAAATTCAAGCTACAGAATATACTTCAGTATCCACACCAATTCAGCATGCTGCAGTAGAAGGATTTCAATTCAGTAAAGAGATGGACGAGTATCTCAACATTACAAGAAAGATTCATGAAATAATGGGGGAATACACATATCACGGTTTAAAGAGCATCCCAGGAATAAAATCTACAAAACCACAAGCTACATTTTATCTTCTTGCAGATTTTAATCACTTAAAAGAGGAGTTTGAAAGATCAAACATTCAAACTTCACAGAAATTCTCTGAATCATTAATTCAGCATCCATACCACACAGCAATTGTTGGTGGCGACACACTTGTTTTAGAGAGAACAGACTTTAGTGCACGAATGGCGTTTATAGATTATAACGGTAAGCAGGCATTTGAAAATTATTTAGGTGATCCTCCAAAAACAAAGTCAGATAGGATAGAGTTTGTACGTGATAATGCACCAAGAATAGTCTCTGGATTAGACATGATAGAATTGTACTGTGAGCATCTAACAAGGAATGCAAAGTCCAGAATCGAATGCAAGTATGAAGAATTTAGTGTTCCAAACTAG
- a CDS encoding HAMP domain-containing sensor histidine kinase has protein sequence MKSQHIIILLISTQILLISASFGALYIVEVQEANSVNHVNLAGKNRMYAALVLHEIDKFDDGISSKAKLYQVFDDYSQNTFLLKNGGVFLGHSIKPLSEKYLSDLQIIEERFFELQLIIHNLQGLSGSLSSEDLLKIEKIEFELFDVTDTLTEKLTIDANKAIKQKETLGIVLPIINAIVYVVTIYVIFQTLKKENKKIQKLEKLYTIGQMASRLAHDLKNPLSVIQSSIDMLELKSTEKTEFTQTMYKRMKGSIKEVFHIIDDVLEFTRTKELKISETSLLNILEQSISSFNFPNAVTIELPKNDVKIKCDALKLQSVFVNLLVNAMYAMSNNGKITVKIDDTSTWTKISVIDSGPGIPKDVLPHIFEPLFTSKPTGTGLGLGICKNIVEQHNGKISVKNNPTTFTVELPKV, from the coding sequence GTGAAATCACAACACATTATCATTTTACTAATATCTACTCAAATACTCCTCATTTCTGCTAGTTTTGGAGCATTATACATCGTTGAAGTTCAAGAAGCAAATTCTGTAAATCATGTAAACCTTGCAGGAAAAAATAGAATGTATGCAGCTTTGGTTCTCCATGAAATTGATAAATTTGATGATGGCATTTCATCCAAAGCAAAACTTTATCAAGTTTTTGATGACTATTCTCAGAATACATTTCTTTTAAAAAATGGTGGTGTTTTTTTGGGTCATTCAATTAAACCACTTTCAGAAAAATACCTTTCTGATTTACAAATAATAGAAGAGAGATTTTTTGAATTACAGTTAATCATACACAATCTTCAAGGATTAAGCGGATCACTATCCAGTGAAGATTTACTTAAAATTGAAAAAATAGAATTTGAGTTATTTGATGTGACTGATACCCTAACAGAAAAACTCACAATTGATGCAAATAAAGCAATTAAACAAAAAGAGACTTTGGGAATAGTTTTACCAATAATTAATGCAATAGTGTATGTTGTAACAATTTATGTTATATTTCAGACATTGAAAAAAGAAAATAAAAAAATCCAAAAATTAGAAAAACTCTATACCATTGGACAAATGGCTTCAAGACTAGCTCATGACTTGAAAAATCCTCTCAGTGTAATCCAATCTAGTATTGATATGCTAGAACTAAAATCAACTGAAAAAACTGAATTTACACAAACAATGTATAAAAGAATGAAAGGTTCTATTAAAGAAGTATTCCACATCATAGATGACGTATTAGAATTTACAAGAACAAAGGAGTTGAAAATCTCTGAAACGTCATTGTTGAATATTCTTGAACAATCCATTTCTAGTTTCAATTTCCCAAATGCTGTAACTATTGAACTGCCAAAAAATGATGTCAAGATAAAATGTGATGCCCTCAAATTGCAATCTGTTTTTGTGAATTTACTAGTTAATGCAATGTATGCAATGAGCAATAATGGAAAAATTACTGTTAAAATTGATGATACAAGTACATGGACCAAGATTTCAGTTATTGATTCTGGTCCTGGAATTCCTAAAGATGTTTTGCCCCACATTTTTGAGCCTTTATTCACATCAAAACCAACCGGAACTGGTTTGGGATTAGGAATATGCAAAAATATTGTTGAGCAACATAATGGAAAAATTTCAGTTAAGAATAATCCTACTACATTTACAGTTGAACTCCCAAAAGTATGA
- a CDS encoding CBS domain-containing protein, whose translation MAKRQPKVFVNIPVPLTSIIKQPISIPPNTSILDARDILIRHRIGRLVVEFNKKPVGIVTEKDIAKSISIFSGKPIAKILIRDIMSKNLVTLQPEASIYDCAKLMQKNGISSIVIKNSKGKLVGVVTKTDLVSTFLIQSTATLPISKIMTKKVITVSPNDSIFEVESVLLNNQIRRVVVAKNKIPLGMITFRDFVPAKTFDLHKEFTVPQERSEIFWNPQLNEFNANKLSYLLTFSAKDIMTPNPFFVSPNDVVYTAAIIMIRHEISGLPVVRGKKIVGIVTKSDIVNVIASKGKL comes from the coding sequence ATGGCAAAGAGACAACCCAAAGTCTTTGTAAATATCCCTGTACCGCTAACATCCATCATTAAACAACCTATATCGATCCCTCCAAATACCAGCATTCTTGACGCACGAGATATTTTGATTCGCCATCGAATTGGAAGATTGGTTGTTGAATTTAATAAAAAACCAGTTGGAATTGTAACTGAGAAAGATATTGCAAAAAGCATTTCTATTTTCAGTGGTAAACCTATTGCAAAAATCCTCATTCGTGACATAATGTCAAAAAATTTAGTTACATTGCAACCTGAAGCATCAATTTATGATTGTGCTAAATTAATGCAAAAGAACGGAATTAGTTCTATTGTAATTAAAAATTCTAAAGGGAAATTGGTGGGTGTGGTAACAAAAACAGATCTTGTATCGACATTCCTCATTCAAAGCACTGCAACATTACCGATTTCAAAAATTATGACAAAAAAAGTAATCACAGTGTCACCTAATGATTCTATTTTTGAAGTTGAAAGTGTTCTGCTAAACAATCAAATCCGCAGAGTAGTTGTTGCCAAAAATAAAATTCCTCTCGGGATGATCACTTTTCGAGATTTTGTTCCTGCAAAGACATTTGATTTGCATAAAGAGTTTACAGTTCCGCAAGAAAGATCTGAGATCTTTTGGAATCCTCAACTCAATGAATTTAATGCAAATAAGCTAAGTTACTTACTTACATTTTCTGCAAAAGACATTATGACTCCAAATCCTTTTTTTGTATCTCCCAATGATGTGGTGTATACAGCTGCAATCATAATGATCCGGCATGAAATTAGTGGATTACCTGTGGTTCGTGGTAAAAAAATAGTTGGCATAGTTACAAAGTCTGATATTGTAAATGTAATTGCGTCAAAAGGAAAACTCTAA
- a CDS encoding CBS domain-containing protein, whose translation MKHAKDFMNTPRTIKYESSLADVLKKIIDEKKSRLLVTENGKITGIVSEKDLGIFLLTDETERTLEDIPLSEIIKKIISVDENTGIDKCAQLMMTNEIGSLVVTRSNDVVGIITKTDLVRYFTKIDSQKIVGEYMSPYYAWQYSDTPLYKVVLKMIDEKISRIILRDHEESPVGIVTFRDLFNLALSLGDKEDVLDNTDLLISVIFPRKGFISESGFGGSTKINEIMSKNIVSVNYDDDLIKTAKFLLEKNINGAAVLSGHGNIIGIISKTDIVKALAFLL comes from the coding sequence TTGAAGCACGCAAAAGATTTCATGAATACTCCTAGAACTATAAAATATGAATCTAGCTTGGCAGATGTTTTAAAAAAAATAATTGACGAAAAGAAAAGTAGATTATTAGTTACAGAGAATGGAAAAATTACTGGAATTGTATCTGAAAAAGACTTGGGAATTTTCCTCTTAACTGACGAAACTGAAAGAACACTTGAAGATATTCCGTTATCCGAGATCATTAAAAAAATAATCAGTGTCGACGAAAATACTGGCATTGACAAATGTGCTCAATTAATGATGACAAATGAAATTGGCTCTTTGGTTGTTACTCGAAGTAATGACGTTGTTGGAATTATTACAAAAACAGATCTAGTTCGATATTTCACTAAAATAGATTCACAAAAAATTGTTGGTGAGTACATGTCTCCGTATTATGCGTGGCAATACTCTGATACCCCTCTATACAAAGTAGTTCTAAAAATGATTGATGAAAAAATTTCCAGAATAATTCTACGTGATCATGAAGAGTCTCCTGTTGGAATTGTAACGTTCAGGGATTTGTTTAATTTGGCATTGTCTTTAGGAGACAAAGAAGATGTATTAGACAATACTGATCTTCTGATTTCTGTAATTTTTCCAAGAAAAGGATTCATATCAGAATCCGGGTTTGGTGGCAGCACAAAAATTAATGAAATAATGAGCAAAAATATTGTTTCTGTAAACTATGATGATGATTTGATAAAGACTGCAAAATTTCTTTTGGAGAAAAATATCAATGGTGCAGCAGTTCTATCGGGACATGGAAATATCATAGGGATTATAAGTAAAACAGACATTGTCAAGGCTTTGGCATTTTTGTTATGA
- a CDS encoding DNA-3-methyladenine glycosylase I — protein MKKRCQWAKDEPNTTYHDLEWGKPQHDDRKLFEFLILEGAQAGLSWTTILKRRDGYRKAFSDFDPLKVSKYNQKQIAKLLKDESIIRNKLKINSAINNAKQFLRIQEEYGSFDKYLWGYVNGKPIKNKFKKHSDIPASTEISEKLSKDLKKHGFNFVGPTICYALMQAVGMVNDHTSTCYLYKK, from the coding sequence TTGAAAAAAAGATGCCAATGGGCAAAAGACGAGCCTAATACTACTTACCATGATCTTGAATGGGGAAAACCCCAACATGATGATCGTAAATTATTTGAGTTTCTAATATTGGAAGGTGCCCAAGCTGGGCTATCTTGGACTACTATTCTCAAGAGAAGAGATGGTTACAGAAAGGCATTTTCAGATTTTGATCCACTAAAAGTTTCAAAATACAATCAAAAACAGATAGCAAAACTACTCAAAGATGAATCCATTATACGAAATAAACTCAAGATTAATTCTGCCATTAATAATGCAAAGCAGTTTCTGAGGATTCAGGAAGAATATGGCTCATTTGATAAATATCTCTGGGGTTATGTAAATGGCAAACCGATCAAAAATAAATTCAAAAAACATTCTGATATTCCTGCATCCACTGAAATTTCAGAAAAACTAAGCAAAGATCTTAAAAAACATGGATTTAATTTTGTGGGGCCAACAATATGCTATGCACTGATGCAGGCAGTTGGGATGGTAAATGATCATACTTCTACTTGTTACTTGTACAAAAAGTGA